The Candidatus Limnocylindrales bacterium genome has a segment encoding these proteins:
- a CDS encoding NADPH:quinone oxidoreductase family protein yields MRAWVVHEHGEHRDRLRLETGLPEPKRGHGQILVAIRAVGLNFADLLSIQGRYQVKAPLPFTPGIEASGTVLEADHDGRFAPGQSVIVAMPWGALAERVAVGPESCLAVPDGMPHREAAALLLAYQTSHFALHRRAALQRGEFLLVQNGAGGVGTAAIQLGKACGATVAATAGGAEKLEVCRRAGADHVIDYKDEDFVAEVLRLTDGRGADVIYESIGGDVFDQSTRCIAFEGRLLVIGFAGGRIPTIAANRIMLKNISVVGLNWGAYRDHHSAYVAEVHREICKMHTAKRISPMIYRTYPFEDLPDALDDLQSRRSWGKLVVDVSPEVQ; encoded by the coding sequence ATGCGCGCATGGGTCGTCCACGAACACGGAGAGCATCGAGACCGGCTTCGCCTCGAAACGGGTCTTCCCGAGCCGAAGCGTGGCCACGGCCAGATCCTCGTCGCGATCCGTGCCGTCGGATTGAACTTCGCCGACCTGCTGTCGATCCAGGGCCGCTACCAGGTCAAAGCGCCGCTTCCATTCACTCCGGGAATCGAGGCCAGCGGGACCGTGCTCGAAGCCGACCATGACGGCCGATTCGCGCCGGGGCAGTCCGTCATCGTGGCCATGCCGTGGGGAGCTCTCGCCGAACGCGTCGCGGTCGGTCCGGAATCGTGCCTCGCCGTGCCGGACGGAATGCCGCATCGGGAGGCCGCTGCGCTTCTGCTTGCGTACCAGACTTCGCACTTCGCGCTGCATCGCCGCGCAGCGCTTCAGCGCGGCGAATTCCTGCTCGTCCAGAATGGCGCGGGCGGCGTGGGGACAGCGGCAATCCAGCTCGGCAAGGCGTGCGGCGCAACAGTCGCCGCAACCGCGGGCGGCGCGGAAAAGCTCGAGGTCTGCCGGCGCGCCGGCGCGGACCACGTCATCGACTACAAGGACGAAGACTTCGTCGCCGAAGTCCTGCGCCTTACCGATGGGCGCGGAGCCGATGTCATCTACGAGAGCATCGGCGGAGACGTGTTCGATCAATCGACCCGCTGCATCGCGTTCGAAGGCAGGCTGCTCGTGATCGGATTTGCCGGCGGGCGCATTCCGACCATCGCCGCAAACCGCATCATGCTCAAGAACATCTCGGTCGTCGGCCTGAACTGGGGCGCGTATCGCGATCACCACAGCGCTTACGTCGCCGAAGTGCATCGCGAGATCTGTAAGATGCATACGGCGAAACGCATCTCGCCGATGATTTACAGGACGTATCCGTTCGAGGATCTGCCCGACGCGCTCGACGATCTTCAAAGCCGGCGAAGCTGGGGCAAGCTCGTCGTCGATGTTTCCCCGGAGGTCCAGTGA
- a CDS encoding HAD family hydrolase, producing MFAALCRGDRPDSIAFDSARGGGNIPSMLAEAVIFDLDGTLLDSLADIGESMNQVLSQMGLAAHDVSAYRAFVGDGVTMLARRALPADRRDEETVRAAVASMRDVYRGRLTSKTQPYDGIPELLDGLTDRAIPMAVLSNKPHDLTVSLVDSLLGAWRFDPVFGERPAVSKKPDPAGALEIAARLKIEPARILYVGDTPIDIQTARAAGIPAVGAAWGFRSEAELAAAGATSIVGAPIDVLRYVR from the coding sequence ATGTTCGCGGCGTTGTGTCGCGGCGACCGGCCCGACTCAATCGCGTTCGACTCGGCGCGCGGCGGCGGCAACATCCCGTCGATGCTCGCCGAAGCCGTCATCTTCGACCTCGATGGAACGCTTCTCGATTCGCTGGCCGACATCGGCGAGTCGATGAATCAGGTTCTTTCGCAAATGGGACTCGCAGCCCACGACGTGAGCGCCTATCGCGCATTCGTCGGGGACGGCGTGACCATGCTGGCGCGGCGGGCGCTGCCCGCGGATCGTCGCGACGAGGAGACGGTGCGCGCGGCGGTCGCGAGCATGCGCGACGTCTACCGCGGGCGGCTCACCAGCAAGACGCAGCCTTACGACGGGATTCCCGAGCTCCTTGACGGCCTGACGGACAGGGCCATCCCCATGGCCGTGCTGTCCAACAAGCCGCACGACCTGACGGTTTCGCTGGTGGATTCACTGCTTGGCGCGTGGCGGTTCGATCCGGTCTTCGGCGAGCGTCCGGCGGTTTCGAAGAAGCCGGATCCGGCCGGGGCGCTCGAGATTGCCGCGCGCCTGAAGATCGAGCCGGCAAGGATCCTGTACGTGGGCGACACGCCGATCGACATCCAGACGGCCCGCGCGGCGGGAATCCCTGCAGTCGGTGCGGCCTGGGGCTTCCGCAGCGAAGCGGAGCTTGCCGCCGCCGGGGCAACATCGATCGTCGGCGCTCCGATCGACGTGCTGCGGTATGTCCGCTGA
- a CDS encoding carbamoyltransferase, translating into MTSILGISGYYHDSAAALLVDGRIVAAAQEERFTRKKHDHRFPENAIRFCLEQAGMRTADLDHVVFYDKPLLKFERLLETYLAYAPAGFPSFLRAMPLWLRQKLYIPREIRKGLGGEYKGRCIFTEHHESHAASAFFPSPFEEAAVMTLDGVGEWATSSWGVGRGNKMQLNAELRFPHSLGLLYSAFTYYCGFRVNSGEYKLMGLAPYGEPRFVDLILNNLLDLKEDGSFRMDMSYFNYCQGLTMTSPKFDQLFGGPARGAETLLDDRHMDIAASIQKVTEEIMLRMSRHVHRQTGMKNLCLAGGVALNCVGNGRVLRDGPFENIWIQPAAGDAGGALGAAQFVWHQLLDQPRVVGASDSQFGSLLGPHYSREEIRAFLESEGATAHEYKGEDDLCEAVADLLANENVVGWFQGRMEFGPRALGGRSILGDARSREMQSTMNLKIKFRESFRPFAPSVLAERSSEFFGMRASDESPYMLLVAPVQESQRLSVNGEASNLKGIEKLKVPRSVVPAITHVDYSARVQTVDAARHGRYRTLIEKFDQKTGCPMLINTSFNVRGEPIVCTPADAYRCFLATNMDVLVLEDFVLLKKEQVGAKEIDVSAYLSQFQLD; encoded by the coding sequence ATGACCTCGATTCTCGGGATCTCCGGTTACTATCACGACTCCGCGGCTGCCCTTCTGGTGGACGGTCGCATCGTTGCGGCTGCCCAGGAAGAGCGCTTCACGCGCAAGAAGCACGATCACCGCTTCCCGGAGAACGCGATCCGCTTCTGCCTCGAACAGGCCGGAATGCGGACGGCCGACCTCGATCACGTCGTCTTCTACGACAAGCCGCTTCTGAAGTTCGAGCGCCTGCTCGAGACCTACCTGGCCTATGCGCCCGCCGGCTTTCCGTCGTTCCTGCGCGCGATGCCGCTGTGGCTGCGGCAGAAGCTCTACATCCCGCGTGAGATCCGCAAGGGGCTCGGCGGCGAGTACAAGGGCCGCTGCATCTTCACCGAGCATCACGAGTCGCACGCGGCCAGCGCGTTCTTTCCGTCTCCGTTCGAAGAAGCCGCCGTCATGACGCTGGACGGCGTCGGCGAGTGGGCGACGTCGAGCTGGGGCGTCGGCCGCGGCAACAAGATGCAGCTCAACGCCGAGCTGCGCTTCCCGCATTCGCTCGGCCTGCTCTATTCGGCGTTCACGTATTACTGCGGCTTCCGCGTCAACTCGGGCGAATACAAGCTCATGGGGCTGGCGCCGTACGGTGAGCCGCGCTTCGTCGATCTGATCCTGAACAACCTGCTCGACCTCAAGGAAGACGGTTCGTTCCGGATGGACATGTCCTACTTCAATTACTGCCAGGGCCTGACGATGACGTCGCCCAAATTCGACCAGCTGTTCGGTGGTCCGGCGCGCGGAGCGGAGACGCTGCTCGACGACCGGCACATGGACATCGCGGCGTCGATCCAGAAAGTGACCGAAGAGATCATGCTGCGCATGTCGCGGCACGTGCATCGCCAGACCGGAATGAAGAACCTGTGCCTGGCCGGCGGCGTCGCGCTCAACTGTGTCGGCAACGGCCGCGTGCTGCGCGACGGGCCGTTCGAAAACATCTGGATCCAGCCGGCTGCCGGTGATGCCGGCGGCGCGCTCGGCGCGGCCCAGTTCGTCTGGCACCAGCTTCTCGACCAGCCGCGCGTCGTCGGCGCGAGCGACAGCCAGTTCGGAAGCCTTCTCGGCCCGCATTACAGCCGCGAGGAAATCCGTGCGTTCCTCGAGTCGGAGGGCGCAACGGCCCACGAGTACAAGGGTGAGGATGACCTCTGCGAAGCGGTCGCCGACCTGCTCGCCAACGAGAACGTCGTCGGATGGTTCCAGGGACGCATGGAGTTCGGCCCTCGTGCGCTCGGCGGGCGCAGCATCCTCGGAGATGCGCGCAGCCGCGAGATGCAGTCGACGATGAACCTGAAGATCAAGTTTCGCGAATCGTTCCGTCCGTTCGCGCCGTCGGTCCTTGCCGAGCGTTCGAGCGAGTTCTTCGGGATGCGCGCGTCGGACGAGAGCCCGTACATGCTGCTGGTGGCGCCGGTGCAGGAGAGCCAGCGGCTCAGCGTCAACGGCGAAGCGAGCAATCTCAAGGGAATCGAGAAGCTGAAGGTCCCGCGTTCGGTGGTTCCGGCGATCACGCACGTGGACTATTCGGCGCGTGTGCAGACCGTCGATGCCGCTCGTCACGGCCGCTATCGCACCTTGATCGAGAAGTTCGACCAGAAGACCGGATGTCCGATGCTGATCAACACCAGCTTCAACGTGCGCGGCGAGCCGATCGTCTGCACACCGGCCGACGCGTATCGCTGCTTCCTCGCGACCAACATGGACGTGCTCGTGCTCGAAGACTTCGTGCTGCTCAAGAAAGAGCAGGTCGGTGCGAAGGAAATCGACGTCAGCGCATACCTGTCGCAGTTCCAGCTCGACTGA
- a CDS encoding SxtJ family membrane protein — MAMVEINWSPSRKELRQFGFLCLFFFGGLAAWHGYKKGVTTGVEVLAVLAAVGGVLGAAAPQLLKWIYVGWMVAVYPIGWTVSHLLLGFIYYAVLTPIGVLIRALGHDPMNRKLDRSATTYWTTHEQAPVARYFRQF; from the coding sequence ATGGCAATGGTCGAGATCAACTGGAGTCCTAGCCGCAAGGAGCTGAGGCAGTTCGGGTTCCTGTGCCTGTTCTTCTTCGGCGGCCTGGCGGCGTGGCACGGCTACAAGAAAGGCGTGACCACCGGCGTCGAGGTTCTCGCGGTGCTTGCGGCGGTCGGCGGCGTGCTCGGCGCGGCGGCACCGCAGCTTCTCAAATGGATTTACGTCGGTTGGATGGTCGCGGTCTATCCGATCGGATGGACGGTTTCGCACCTGCTGCTCGGCTTCATCTACTACGCCGTGCTGACGCCGATCGGCGTGCTGATCCGCGCGCTCGGCCACGACCCGATGAACCGCAAGCTGGATCGAAGCGCGACGACGTACTGGACGACACACGAGCAGGCGCCTGTAGCCCGCTACTTCCGGCAGTTCTGA
- a CDS encoding DUF5989 family protein, which translates to MADNAPRNSGRSEFEREAGQGQTGLAGEFIDYLRQNKKWWITPIVVVLLMVGALVIFGGSAAAPFIYTLF; encoded by the coding sequence ATGGCGGACAACGCACCACGAAACAGCGGTCGCAGCGAGTTCGAAAGGGAAGCAGGGCAGGGCCAGACCGGTCTTGCCGGCGAGTTCATCGACTACCTGCGCCAGAACAAGAAGTGGTGGATCACTCCGATCGTGGTCGTGCTGCTCATGGTCGGCGCGCTCGTGATTTTCGGAGGCAGCGCCGCCGCTCCGTTCATCTACACGCTGTTCTAG
- the tig gene encoding trigger factor encodes MSEIQSTVEEQGIHRTLKVSVSPEHVRGCFDRAYRSLQNKAQLKGFRKGKAPRPMLEKFYGAEVERDVLTELIEEGCTQTIREHKLDIVTPPRLVKHEYAEGGLSFEAAVDVRPDVELGQYLGLPAEKLIVRVEDTHVDAALEAMRNRMAVLRVEEERTTVENGDVIVFTMFGFEGDKAVPGTAGEGILLEVGSGRFPEDFEKQLPGIERGKKSPIMVTFSEEHGDESLRGKTIRFEVTVTEIKVKVLPPLDDNLAAEAGIDGVETLDQLRAKIREDLSERARRDADRRMQNALVGKLVESHDFEVPNELLHETIHGYMHEMGAKPAHDSEESKNLHEALAPRARGELRAGFILDAIAKAEELDVTKEELENRLRAHLASAGRRVEEVRRHYSQPHAIAELRRNMLREKAAERVFASATVQEREVEESKVADRG; translated from the coding sequence ATGTCGGAAATTCAGTCCACAGTAGAAGAACAGGGAATTCATCGAACGCTCAAGGTTTCGGTCTCGCCCGAACACGTGCGCGGCTGTTTCGACCGCGCGTACAGGAGCCTTCAGAACAAGGCGCAGCTCAAGGGCTTCCGCAAGGGAAAAGCCCCGCGACCGATGCTCGAGAAGTTCTACGGCGCCGAAGTCGAGCGCGACGTGCTGACCGAGCTGATCGAGGAGGGCTGCACGCAGACGATCCGCGAGCACAAGCTCGACATCGTGACTCCTCCGCGCCTGGTCAAGCACGAATACGCCGAGGGCGGGCTGTCGTTCGAGGCTGCCGTCGATGTACGTCCCGACGTCGAGCTCGGACAATATCTGGGTTTGCCCGCCGAAAAGCTCATCGTGCGTGTGGAAGACACGCACGTCGACGCCGCCCTCGAAGCGATGCGCAACCGCATGGCAGTGCTGCGCGTCGAGGAAGAGCGCACGACGGTCGAGAACGGAGACGTCATCGTCTTTACGATGTTCGGTTTCGAAGGCGACAAGGCCGTTCCCGGAACGGCCGGCGAAGGCATCCTGCTCGAAGTCGGTTCGGGTCGCTTTCCGGAAGACTTCGAGAAGCAGCTTCCCGGCATCGAGCGCGGAAAGAAGTCACCGATCATGGTGACGTTCTCCGAAGAGCACGGCGACGAGAGTCTTCGCGGCAAGACCATCCGCTTCGAAGTCACCGTCACCGAGATCAAGGTCAAGGTGCTTCCGCCGCTCGACGACAACCTCGCGGCAGAAGCCGGAATCGACGGCGTCGAGACGCTCGACCAGCTCCGCGCAAAGATCCGCGAAGATCTCTCCGAGCGGGCGCGGCGCGACGCCGACCGGCGCATGCAGAACGCGCTCGTCGGCAAGCTCGTCGAGAGCCACGACTTCGAAGTTCCGAACGAGCTGCTGCACGAGACCATCCACGGCTACATGCACGAGATGGGAGCGAAGCCGGCCCACGACAGCGAAGAGTCGAAAAATCTTCACGAGGCGCTTGCGCCGCGCGCGCGCGGCGAGCTGCGGGCGGGTTTCATACTGGATGCGATCGCGAAGGCTGAGGAGCTCGACGTGACCAAGGAGGAGCTCGAAAACCGCCTTCGTGCGCATCTCGCGTCGGCCGGTCGCAGAGTCGAAGAGGTCCGTCGTCACTACTCGC